The proteins below are encoded in one region of Paenibacillus albus:
- a CDS encoding Gfo/Idh/MocA family protein, which produces MTVHTLGIIMNGVTGRMGTNQHLIRSILAIRQQGGIALSNGDTIMPDPILVGRQASKLQALAEKHGVARWSTDLEACLADPNSTIYFDAQTTLRRAESVKQAIAAGKHIYCEKPTADSLKESLAIAKLAREAGVKNGVVQDKLFLPGLIKLKRLVDSGYFGRILSVRMEFGYWVFEGDWQAAQRPSWNYRKADGGGIIVDMFAHWRYVLDNLFGEVKAVSCLGATHIPERIDEQGERYSCTADDAAYATFQLDGGIVVQANSSWAVRVDRDDLLTIQVDGTEGSAVAGLRDCKAQHRVNTPKPVWNPDIPNPFQFTEQWQEVPDNQLFENGFKVQWELFLKHVVTGSPFPWDLLEGAKGTQMAELGLQSWAERRWVDVPALEL; this is translated from the coding sequence ATGACCGTACATACGCTTGGCATTATTATGAATGGCGTGACAGGACGAATGGGCACGAATCAGCATCTGATCCGCTCGATTCTGGCGATTCGTCAGCAGGGAGGCATTGCGCTTTCGAACGGTGACACCATTATGCCTGATCCGATTCTGGTCGGCAGGCAGGCGAGTAAGCTGCAAGCATTGGCGGAGAAGCACGGCGTCGCAAGATGGAGCACTGACCTTGAGGCGTGTTTGGCGGACCCTAACAGTACGATATATTTTGATGCGCAGACAACCCTTCGGCGGGCGGAGAGCGTGAAGCAAGCCATTGCTGCAGGCAAACATATTTATTGCGAGAAACCGACGGCAGACAGCTTGAAGGAGTCGCTTGCGATTGCGAAGCTTGCTCGGGAAGCTGGCGTGAAGAACGGCGTCGTGCAGGATAAGCTGTTTCTGCCAGGACTCATTAAGCTGAAGCGATTGGTAGATTCGGGCTACTTCGGCCGAATTCTGTCCGTGCGCATGGAATTCGGCTACTGGGTGTTCGAAGGAGATTGGCAGGCAGCTCAGCGCCCTTCTTGGAATTACCGCAAGGCTGACGGCGGCGGCATCATCGTCGACATGTTCGCGCATTGGCGCTATGTGCTGGATAATCTGTTCGGCGAAGTGAAAGCGGTATCTTGCCTTGGCGCAACGCATATTCCAGAACGTATCGACGAGCAGGGCGAGCGTTACTCATGTACGGCGGACGATGCGGCATACGCGACATTTCAGCTCGATGGCGGCATTGTCGTTCAAGCGAACTCTTCTTGGGCGGTGCGGGTCGACCGGGATGACCTGCTTACGATTCAAGTGGATGGCACCGAAGGCAGTGCCGTTGCCGGTTTGCGCGATTGCAAGGCGCAGCACCGGGTCAACACGCCGAAGCCGGTGTGGAATCCTGATATTCCGAATCCTTTCCAGTTCACGGAGCAGTGGCAGGAAGTCCCGGATAACCAGCTGTTCGAGAACGGCTTCAAGGTGCAATGGGAGCTGTTCTTGAAGCATGTCGTTACGGGCTCACCGTTCCCGTGGGATCTGCTTGAAGGGGCAAAAGGAACCCAGATGGCGGAGCTTGGCCTGCAATCATGGGCGGAGCGGCGCTGGGTGGATGTTCCGGCGCTTGAGCTGTAG
- a CDS encoding right-handed parallel beta-helix repeat-containing protein yields MIQALKPKKAILMLIMFTMLLALFAAGGVQRASGAAAQFKLKALFNIDAESGTYEGDAAHSFTFDVDLKDGLQTVDIPVSVLKTLVDGKLGSIAIVPAEAAMDEEGEIVNGWPESKDALYVDQMSVGGMKLFTNEAQRPFQFLNFANEDDPYYTYTINGIITKKCGVSDSKCIAYSVAGSAGASWMVFNDPIDLAGMTDKDKLKFQIDLSSVNYDNWVPAASKKQPSVNEAPPATVEIGPGKTYENINDFAWETLKAGDVVYIYYRPEPYREKIGIFAEGTKEQPIIIHGVPGPGGELPKIDGSGAVTRALNPIPNANRSLVRIGKDSKKAAYVTFENFEVLNAHASKKYVNASGAGASYAVNAAGIWIDNGDHVTLRNNTIHDNGNGIFGTSSMYVWEGALIDYTSKDLLIQGNSIYGNGNIGRMFEHNSYIAAIGTVYENNHYGDLLAGSQGYGLKDRGAGTVVRYNWIEGGRRQIALDDAEDTPRIVFDKAYNSSFVYGNLLIEHDHLFDTWGDDEIINFGGDNVTVPDRHGTLNFWNNTVVTYRQQRVYGQDGVPGLKDPGRTERTVLFYAPGKHVDARGNVFHHAGANPAPLVITDDDGTIELRNNWFSEGYYYDFNEPDRVPAKNMGTLTGVDPGFVDVTLGVQNYKLKADSALIDAGAGLNGSLGELLQKQYVLHQQSEKRPDQGKPDIGAFEYVKK; encoded by the coding sequence ATGATCCAAGCACTCAAACCGAAGAAAGCCATCCTTATGCTTATTATGTTTACGATGCTGCTCGCGCTGTTTGCAGCCGGAGGTGTACAGCGGGCCAGTGGCGCTGCCGCGCAATTCAAGCTGAAAGCCTTGTTCAATATCGACGCGGAGAGCGGTACATACGAGGGAGATGCAGCACATTCGTTCACGTTCGACGTCGATTTGAAGGATGGGCTCCAAACGGTCGATATTCCGGTATCTGTCTTGAAGACGCTGGTTGACGGCAAGCTGGGCAGCATTGCTATTGTTCCTGCAGAGGCAGCGATGGACGAGGAAGGCGAGATTGTAAACGGATGGCCGGAATCGAAGGATGCGCTCTATGTGGACCAAATGAGCGTCGGAGGCATGAAGCTGTTCACGAATGAGGCGCAGCGCCCGTTTCAGTTCCTCAATTTCGCAAATGAGGACGATCCATACTACACGTACACAATCAACGGGATTATTACCAAGAAGTGCGGGGTGTCTGATTCCAAGTGTATCGCGTACTCTGTGGCCGGCAGTGCAGGCGCATCATGGATGGTCTTCAACGATCCGATTGATCTGGCTGGGATGACGGACAAGGATAAGCTGAAGTTCCAGATCGACCTTAGCAGCGTGAACTATGACAATTGGGTGCCAGCCGCCTCAAAGAAGCAGCCGAGCGTGAATGAAGCGCCGCCTGCGACGGTGGAGATCGGTCCGGGCAAGACGTACGAGAATATCAATGATTTTGCCTGGGAGACGCTGAAAGCCGGAGATGTCGTGTATATCTACTATCGCCCAGAGCCCTATCGGGAAAAAATCGGGATATTCGCAGAGGGTACGAAGGAGCAGCCGATCATCATCCACGGCGTACCGGGACCGGGCGGCGAGCTGCCTAAGATTGACGGCAGCGGAGCGGTGACGCGCGCGCTCAATCCGATTCCGAACGCCAACCGTTCGCTTGTGCGTATCGGCAAGGACAGCAAGAAGGCGGCTTATGTGACGTTTGAGAATTTTGAAGTGCTAAATGCGCACGCCTCGAAGAAGTATGTGAACGCGAGCGGTGCGGGGGCCAGCTATGCGGTCAATGCGGCGGGCATCTGGATCGATAACGGCGACCATGTGACGCTGCGGAACAATACGATTCATGACAACGGAAACGGCATATTTGGGACATCCTCGATGTATGTATGGGAAGGAGCGCTCATCGACTACACCTCGAAGGATTTGCTCATTCAAGGCAACTCCATCTACGGTAACGGCAACATAGGGCGCATGTTCGAGCATAACAGCTATATTGCGGCAATCGGCACCGTATATGAGAACAACCATTATGGCGATTTGCTGGCAGGCTCGCAAGGCTACGGCCTGAAGGACCGCGGCGCAGGCACCGTCGTTCGGTATAACTGGATAGAGGGCGGCCGCAGGCAAATTGCGCTGGATGACGCAGAGGATACGCCGCGTATTGTGTTCGACAAGGCGTACAACAGCTCGTTCGTATACGGGAATCTGCTCATTGAGCATGACCATCTGTTCGACACTTGGGGCGATGACGAAATTATTAACTTCGGCGGCGACAATGTGACGGTTCCGGATCGGCACGGGACGCTGAATTTCTGGAACAACACGGTCGTGACGTACCGTCAGCAGCGCGTGTATGGACAAGATGGCGTGCCTGGTCTTAAGGATCCTGGCCGCACGGAGCGGACCGTGCTCTTCTATGCGCCGGGCAAGCATGTGGATGCGCGGGGCAATGTGTTCCACCATGCCGGCGCGAATCCGGCGCCCCTAGTCATTACCGATGATGACGGCACGATCGAGCTTCGGAACAACTGGTTCTCTGAGGGCTATTATTATGACTTCAATGAACCGGATCGTGTTCCTGCGAAGAATATGGGAACGTTGACCGGGGTGGATCCAGGCTTCGTTGATGTGACGCTTGGCGTGCAGAATTACAAGCTGAAAGCCGATTCTGCTCTGATCGATGCGGGAGCGGGATTGAACGGCTCGCTAGGTGAACTGCTTCAGAAGCAGTACGTGCTGCATCAGCAGAGCGAGAAGCGGCCGGATCAAGGAAAGCCGGATATCGGCGCATTTGAGTATGTGAAGAAATAG
- a CDS encoding right-handed parallel beta-helix repeat-containing protein — protein sequence MRKMSKQTVYAVLAMLLVLGLISFAPNADKAYAATLYEVGPGKVYANIGDVPWESLNAGDQVKIYWRSTPYKEKIVLSRMGTAAAPITVTGVPNASGVRPVIDGSGATTRAALDFWNDNRSVIKIGGARFTGSASDPSTGNLPKYITIENLEIRGAKLGYSYTNNVGTSVSYVKAASPIFVEYGENLTFRNNIITDGGNGLFVASSDAGASRNILVEGNYIYGNGNSGSVYEHNIYTAAIGITFQYNRLGDLCSGCTGNNLKDRSSGTVIRYNWVEGGNRQLDLVEGDDTTLISSDANYHQTYVYGNVLIKPNDTRNPQFVHYGGDNGTTSLYRKGTLYLYNNTFISNRTDNATLLRLSTSSETADVRNNVFYKSVSTSSLRIIDQTGTANLYNNWINTGYVNIAAGSGGTVTHSGTITGTSPGFTNFSTLDLRPATGSALINAGTSLAAGASSYPINMEYVKHQSSIARAAHSTLDIGAFEN from the coding sequence ATGCGAAAGATGAGTAAACAAACGGTTTATGCGGTACTCGCGATGCTGCTCGTACTGGGATTGATCAGCTTCGCGCCAAACGCGGACAAAGCTTATGCAGCAACGCTTTACGAGGTAGGACCTGGCAAGGTGTACGCCAATATCGGCGATGTGCCGTGGGAATCGCTGAACGCAGGCGACCAAGTGAAAATTTATTGGCGCTCCACGCCGTACAAGGAGAAGATCGTTCTCTCCCGGATGGGAACCGCGGCAGCGCCGATTACGGTCACTGGCGTTCCGAATGCGAGCGGCGTAAGGCCTGTCATTGATGGCAGCGGGGCAACGACTCGTGCCGCGCTAGACTTCTGGAACGACAACCGTTCCGTCATCAAGATCGGCGGGGCTCGCTTCACAGGCAGCGCATCAGATCCATCGACTGGCAATTTGCCAAAATACATCACGATAGAGAACCTGGAGATCCGCGGCGCCAAGCTAGGTTACTCCTATACGAACAATGTTGGCACATCGGTCAGCTACGTCAAAGCGGCCTCGCCGATCTTCGTGGAGTACGGCGAGAACTTGACGTTCCGCAACAATATCATTACTGACGGAGGCAACGGCTTGTTCGTTGCAAGTTCGGATGCCGGCGCTTCGCGGAACATTCTCGTTGAAGGCAACTACATCTACGGCAACGGCAACAGTGGCAGCGTTTACGAGCATAACATCTACACCGCGGCAATCGGCATCACCTTCCAGTACAACCGATTAGGCGATCTGTGCAGCGGCTGCACGGGCAACAATCTCAAGGACCGCTCATCCGGAACCGTTATCCGGTACAACTGGGTTGAAGGCGGCAACCGCCAGCTCGATCTGGTCGAAGGGGACGATACGACGCTCATCAGCAGCGATGCCAATTACCATCAAACCTACGTCTACGGCAATGTCCTCATTAAGCCAAATGATACGCGCAACCCGCAATTCGTCCACTACGGCGGCGACAATGGCACTACCTCCCTCTACCGCAAAGGAACGCTCTACTTGTATAACAACACGTTTATTTCGAATCGGACCGATAACGCAACCTTGCTGCGGCTGTCGACAAGCAGCGAGACGGCGGATGTACGCAACAACGTGTTTTATAAGAGCGTCTCCACTTCCTCACTTCGCATAATTGATCAGACGGGTACGGCGAATCTGTATAACAACTGGATCAACACCGGCTATGTGAACATTGCGGCAGGCTCCGGCGGAACAGTAACTCACTCCGGCACAATTACCGGCACGTCGCCTGGCTTCACGAACTTCTCTACACTCGATTTGCGTCCGGCAACAGGTTCTGCGCTTATTAATGCAGGCACTTCGCTGGCAGCTGGCGCAAGCTCTTATCCGATCAACATGGAATATGTGAAGCATCAATCATCCATCGCCCGTGCAGCTCATAGCACGCTTGATATCGGCGCTTTCGAGAATTAA
- a CDS encoding family 20 glycosylhydrolase, with amino-acid sequence MDDFLTAHAAWQQTGGWLTKGTVLHCDISFIRDIVVEAAVTQSPDSETVAYREVAFRLGVPDAVRQLIRKQLGVEYTEQEEGYVIHADGDAITVYAEQERGFMYGAVTLAKQADRRHGFLPSGLLYNEPTVPVRGLKVYLPTEEDIPYFKRFVDMLLYFKYNTIVIEVGGAMEYKKHPEINEGWVRYCEEMYEYSGKTIVIQEQTFNWYKNSIHAENGGGRYLSQEQVRELVEYCRQRYLDVIPEVPSHSHCDYLLINHPEIRERHNDPYPDTYCPSDERSYELLFDVLDEVLDVFQPRTVHIGHDELYSIGLCDKCKGKPAEQLYADDINRIYAYLQDRGVQTMLWSEKLLNAVTSDGKTYGGAERRMVDYYTGADFGEKIPATFKAIDLVPRDMLMMHWYWGIERHFEQQYFERGMPVVYGNFDGPSFADWSTRLRQKPLGGIISNWSALKEANLQRNGVLFSMAYSSYLFWRDSYDDTMHERAASLAFEELYRYRYREALRHADSAAGTAYIEVVHTTDHLREYHQFIDGIYLDNREYRIGEYVLEYEDGSKAGVPITYGFNISNKDRFWNRKLTRGTIHTAAQYDVDAILNEAAFTSLPIQFGDETCYKWLIENPHPERTVAAVRLLVDQPVGGNIWVKEMKLVPDRASVQNAEPKEQIRIMGEANLASN; translated from the coding sequence ATGGATGATTTTTTAACGGCACATGCAGCTTGGCAGCAGACAGGAGGCTGGCTCACGAAGGGTACGGTGCTCCACTGCGATATTTCATTCATCAGAGACATCGTAGTGGAGGCTGCTGTGACGCAGTCACCCGATAGCGAAACGGTGGCATATCGCGAGGTAGCATTCCGACTCGGCGTGCCGGATGCGGTTCGTCAGCTTATCCGCAAGCAGCTAGGAGTCGAGTACACGGAGCAAGAAGAAGGCTATGTCATCCATGCGGATGGCGACGCGATTACGGTGTATGCCGAGCAGGAGCGAGGCTTCATGTACGGAGCGGTTACACTTGCAAAGCAGGCTGACCGCAGGCATGGCTTCCTGCCTTCAGGCTTGCTCTACAACGAGCCGACCGTACCTGTAAGGGGCCTCAAGGTTTATTTGCCAACCGAGGAAGACATCCCGTATTTCAAGCGATTCGTCGATATGCTGCTCTACTTCAAATACAACACGATCGTCATCGAGGTCGGCGGCGCGATGGAATATAAGAAGCATCCCGAAATTAATGAGGGTTGGGTGCGTTATTGCGAGGAGATGTACGAATACAGCGGCAAGACGATTGTCATTCAAGAGCAGACGTTCAACTGGTACAAAAATTCGATCCATGCCGAGAACGGCGGCGGCCGCTATCTCTCGCAGGAGCAGGTTCGGGAACTGGTGGAATACTGCAGGCAGCGCTATCTGGACGTTATTCCAGAGGTGCCGAGCCACAGCCATTGCGATTATTTGCTCATCAATCATCCTGAAATAAGGGAGCGCCATAATGATCCTTACCCGGATACGTATTGCCCATCCGATGAGCGGTCCTATGAGCTGCTGTTTGATGTGCTGGACGAAGTGCTCGATGTCTTCCAGCCGCGTACGGTCCATATCGGTCATGATGAGCTGTATTCGATCGGGCTTTGCGACAAGTGTAAAGGCAAGCCTGCGGAGCAGCTGTATGCCGATGATATTAACCGCATTTATGCGTATTTGCAGGACCGTGGCGTGCAAACGATGCTCTGGAGCGAGAAGTTGCTGAACGCGGTCACATCCGATGGCAAAACCTACGGCGGAGCGGAGCGCCGCATGGTCGACTATTATACGGGAGCTGATTTTGGCGAGAAGATTCCTGCAACGTTCAAAGCAATTGATCTTGTGCCGCGGGATATGCTGATGATGCATTGGTATTGGGGCATTGAGCGGCATTTTGAACAGCAATATTTTGAACGGGGCATGCCGGTCGTTTACGGTAATTTCGATGGACCGTCCTTCGCCGATTGGAGCACGCGGCTTCGCCAAAAGCCGCTCGGCGGCATCATCTCGAACTGGAGCGCGCTCAAGGAAGCGAACCTGCAGCGCAACGGCGTGCTTTTCTCCATGGCGTATTCGTCCTATCTCTTCTGGCGGGATAGCTACGACGACACGATGCATGAAAGGGCGGCGAGTCTCGCATTCGAGGAGCTGTATCGATACCGGTACAGGGAAGCGCTTCGTCACGCCGACTCCGCTGCGGGCACCGCATATATCGAAGTCGTGCACACGACCGATCATCTTCGCGAATACCATCAGTTTATTGACGGCATCTATCTGGATAACCGGGAATACCGGATCGGCGAATATGTGCTGGAGTACGAGGATGGCTCGAAGGCTGGCGTACCGATCACGTACGGTTTCAACATCTCGAATAAGGACCGGTTCTGGAACCGAAAGCTGACTAGAGGAACGATCCATACGGCAGCGCAGTACGACGTAGATGCCATCTTAAACGAAGCCGCATTCACGTCGCTGCCGATACAGTTCGGGGATGAAACCTGCTACAAATGGCTGATTGAGAACCCGCATCCAGAGCGGACTGTAGCTGCGGTCAGGCTGCTTGTCGATCAACCGGTGGGCGGCAACATCTGGGTCAAGGAGATGAAGCTTGTTCCCGACCGCGCGAGCGTGCAGAACGCGGAGCCGAAGGAGCAGATTCGCATTATGGGAGAGGCGAATTTGGCATCCAATTAG
- a CDS encoding beta-galactosidase, giving the protein MEYQYDIKYDISVGEAYPDRLQPFAGGGSKLKLFFVPSVKYGREIVEFIRRTGVQYETVTIDRAWDLNKWGFGDFYDIRASVDDQHIMYDNLEKAMTSEEHYDVLVIPGVNGWAHFTAATRAAIVRRVENGAGLVLIRPFHGQDKPKSPELEALSPLVNQFEEGFAVDNNAGEGYPKVRFDLLRSDKWEAAKPHYVTSGIPLELLPCEELAYYPYQAAEGAEVLIATPDGEPIAAARNYGRGRVIAFGYYPRDILPQHKDYTGKESTFDAVIDRWQGVRSDCTFAFLESFYELAFRSVVWTARREPDCVLERPERTERTGQQEAWQIRTSGSVAPDEIRYTIKNGYDDVVDAGSCGNGGLLALMEKPSLAAGGDFRVELNAYAEGELLDFATYGFSLPLAASISEANVSHQTAASGEIIESSFCLQGGSSPGRLVVQIVDDYGQVLQQSEHEFSGDGAGTNVIRVHAAPYRAHASKSMHITVHADVHVGGIRIQRWSSDPIVVTPERRRIEDFEVFTAPQNRGHGDFLHLVGERFRELGITGLYPGSAKTLTMSGAEGLGIYWYHRAPYVERKEKYYRTKDKQFLVRVPCLNDPEFWEGMERKVTSKVSAFKHFGPIAYFANDEGSLTCYTDELDLCFCSHCMREMREWLKLEYTDRGAGGIAALNQAWSTSFADWEDVIPYTREEAKAKLSYAPWADHRRFMEHTFVEAYRRIAAIVRSVDEEGVIRMSGCQASTAYSGYDYYRLHQHVGYFEAYGVGNQYEFHRSFARPGTIIGGWFGYGVDGVTASHSVWHALYHGLTLCNLFWEFSLINPDYTFSESARDFSLPFKEIREEGLGKLLLHASERDHCGIAVHYSMASVRGATIASDKTRFEKNRQGWIHLLEDCGYQYVFLASQQIEAGELQQRGFKLLVLPYSIALSAEETEAIARFVQDGGVVIGDFQTGLMDRHCALLEQGQLDSLLGIERLSREAEPFYINNEFVPNADFPYFKLNEEIQGVKFAEIGIRSKEGQPAFRDDFMRLVSAVHVRSVGAGKAVYLNIAMTDYTELREIGSQGASIRALLRELVGLSAAGKPAELQQAGGAEAHAGYESFYYRNGSASYVAVIRGMSGKRALGHDGLAVGAGKKQQGEEEQLRFVFAKQAHVYDIREQRYVGLTDKAEFGLAEGDTKLFALLPCRVNGISLSSQNQEWKRGEKASISIGLMTDDSQLQFTSVICFQLTDPDGKQQWLYDENLTLTSTQATHSHELFIPFNERTGKWTVTAKDAATGISARLEVMLA; this is encoded by the coding sequence ATGGAGTACCAATACGACATCAAGTATGACATCAGTGTTGGCGAGGCTTATCCAGACCGATTGCAGCCATTTGCAGGCGGCGGCAGCAAGCTGAAGCTGTTCTTCGTGCCAAGCGTCAAGTATGGGCGTGAGATCGTGGAATTCATTCGCCGTACCGGCGTCCAGTATGAGACGGTGACCATTGACCGGGCATGGGACCTGAACAAATGGGGCTTCGGCGACTTCTATGACATCCGCGCCTCGGTGGACGACCAGCATATCATGTACGACAACTTGGAAAAAGCCATGACGAGCGAGGAACACTACGATGTGCTCGTCATTCCTGGCGTGAACGGCTGGGCACATTTCACTGCTGCCACGAGAGCTGCCATTGTACGCAGAGTGGAGAACGGCGCTGGACTTGTGCTCATTCGGCCTTTCCATGGGCAGGACAAACCGAAATCGCCGGAGCTTGAAGCGTTGTCTCCGCTGGTCAATCAGTTCGAGGAAGGGTTCGCCGTCGACAACAATGCAGGCGAAGGCTATCCGAAGGTGAGATTCGACCTGCTGCGCTCGGATAAGTGGGAGGCAGCCAAGCCCCACTACGTGACAAGCGGCATCCCGCTTGAGCTGCTGCCTTGCGAAGAGCTTGCCTATTATCCGTATCAAGCGGCTGAGGGAGCAGAGGTGCTCATTGCAACGCCGGATGGCGAGCCGATTGCCGCCGCTCGCAATTATGGACGCGGCCGAGTTATCGCTTTTGGCTATTACCCGCGAGATATCCTGCCGCAGCATAAGGACTACACTGGCAAGGAGTCGACGTTCGACGCTGTTATTGATCGTTGGCAAGGCGTACGGAGCGATTGCACGTTCGCATTTCTTGAATCGTTCTATGAGCTCGCCTTCCGCAGCGTCGTGTGGACAGCGCGGCGCGAGCCTGATTGTGTGCTGGAACGGCCAGAGCGAACGGAGCGAACAGGGCAGCAGGAGGCTTGGCAGATTCGCACCTCGGGTTCTGTAGCTCCGGATGAGATCCGTTATACGATCAAGAACGGCTATGACGACGTTGTGGATGCAGGAAGCTGCGGTAACGGCGGCTTGCTTGCGCTGATGGAGAAGCCTTCATTGGCTGCAGGCGGCGACTTCCGAGTCGAGCTGAATGCCTATGCGGAAGGGGAACTGCTAGACTTCGCCACGTACGGCTTCTCGCTGCCGCTCGCTGCAAGCATAAGCGAAGCTAACGTCAGCCACCAAACCGCAGCGAGCGGCGAAATCATCGAATCGAGCTTCTGTCTACAAGGCGGTTCCAGCCCCGGCCGATTGGTGGTTCAGATCGTCGACGATTATGGCCAGGTGCTGCAGCAATCCGAGCACGAATTCAGCGGCGATGGAGCCGGAACGAATGTCATAAGAGTCCATGCTGCTCCTTATCGGGCACATGCATCCAAGTCCATGCACATCACCGTGCATGCCGATGTTCATGTCGGCGGGATTCGCATCCAACGATGGAGCTCCGATCCGATCGTCGTGACGCCAGAGCGGCGGCGCATTGAAGATTTTGAGGTATTCACCGCCCCGCAAAACCGCGGGCATGGTGATTTTCTTCATCTGGTAGGCGAGCGCTTCCGCGAGCTTGGCATTACGGGGCTTTATCCCGGCAGCGCGAAGACGCTGACGATGTCGGGAGCAGAAGGGCTCGGCATCTACTGGTATCACAGAGCGCCATATGTGGAGCGCAAAGAAAAATACTATCGGACAAAGGACAAACAATTCCTTGTCCGCGTGCCTTGCTTGAACGACCCCGAGTTCTGGGAGGGGATGGAGCGCAAGGTGACGAGCAAGGTGTCGGCGTTTAAACATTTTGGCCCGATTGCTTACTTCGCCAACGACGAGGGCTCGCTGACCTGCTACACCGACGAGCTGGATCTGTGCTTCTGTTCGCACTGCATGAGGGAAATGCGGGAGTGGCTGAAGCTGGAGTACACCGACAGAGGCGCAGGCGGCATCGCGGCGTTGAACCAAGCCTGGAGTACCTCTTTCGCGGATTGGGAAGATGTAATCCCGTACACGCGGGAGGAAGCGAAGGCGAAGTTGAGCTACGCGCCTTGGGCAGACCACCGTCGTTTCATGGAGCATACCTTCGTGGAAGCGTACCGCCGAATCGCGGCTATCGTCCGAAGCGTGGATGAGGAAGGTGTTATTCGGATGTCCGGCTGCCAGGCATCGACGGCTTATTCCGGCTACGATTACTACCGGCTTCATCAGCATGTCGGCTACTTCGAGGCTTACGGAGTCGGCAACCAATACGAGTTCCATCGTTCTTTTGCAAGGCCGGGGACGATCATTGGCGGCTGGTTCGGATACGGCGTTGATGGCGTGACCGCGAGCCACAGTGTCTGGCATGCGCTCTATCATGGACTTACGCTGTGCAACCTGTTCTGGGAATTCAGTCTCATCAATCCCGATTACACATTTAGCGAGAGCGCGCGCGATTTCAGCCTGCCATTCAAGGAAATTCGCGAAGAGGGCCTCGGCAAGCTGCTGCTGCACGCCTCGGAGCGAGATCACTGCGGCATTGCCGTTCATTATTCAATGGCGTCCGTTCGCGGAGCAACGATTGCTTCGGACAAAACGCGCTTCGAGAAGAATCGCCAAGGCTGGATTCACTTGCTGGAGGATTGCGGCTATCAATACGTCTTCCTCGCTTCGCAGCAAATCGAGGCTGGTGAATTGCAGCAGAGGGGCTTCAAGCTGTTGGTGCTGCCTTATTCGATTGCCCTCAGTGCGGAAGAAACAGAGGCCATTGCGCGATTCGTCCAGGATGGCGGCGTTGTCATCGGCGACTTCCAGACCGGTCTAATGGACCGGCACTGCGCCTTGCTGGAGCAAGGACAGCTCGATTCGCTGCTGGGCATCGAGCGATTATCGCGCGAAGCGGAGCCGTTCTATATCAACAATGAATTTGTGCCGAATGCGGACTTTCCGTACTTTAAGCTGAACGAAGAGATCCAGGGAGTAAAGTTCGCCGAAATCGGCATACGTTCAAAGGAAGGCCAACCCGCATTCCGCGATGACTTCATGCGGCTGGTTAGCGCCGTGCATGTCCGCAGCGTGGGCGCTGGCAAGGCGGTATATTTGAACATCGCAATGACCGACTACACAGAGCTGCGTGAAATTGGTTCGCAAGGTGCGTCCATACGCGCACTGCTGCGGGAGCTCGTAGGCCTGTCGGCGGCTGGAAAACCTGCCGAGCTGCAGCAAGCGGGCGGCGCCGAGGCACACGCCGGGTATGAAAGCTTCTATTACCGTAATGGGAGCGCCTCATACGTTGCGGTCATTCGGGGCATGTCCGGCAAGCGGGCACTCGGGCATGACGGCCTTGCCGTCGGCGCAGGAAAGAAGCAGCAGGGAGAGGAAGAGCAGCTGCGATTCGTCTTCGCGAAGCAGGCGCATGTGTACGATATCCGCGAGCAGCGCTACGTGGGGCTGACTGACAAGGCGGAATTCGGGCTTGCCGAAGGAGATACGAAGCTGTTCGCCCTGCTGCCCTGCCGCGTGAACGGCATCAGTCTATCGTCCCAGAACCAAGAATGGAAACGCGGGGAAAAGGCCTCCATCAGCATCGGCTTGATGACCGACGATTCGCAGCTTCAATTTACAAGCGTAATCTGCTTCCAGCTGACGGACCCTGACGGCAAGCAGCAGTGGCTGTATGACGAGAATCTGACGCTGACTAGCACGCAGGCGACCCATTCCCATGAACTCTTCATTCCATTCAATGAACGGACAGGGAAGTGGACCGTTACAGCAAAAGATGCGGCGACGGGAATCTCTGCCCGGCTCGAAGTGATGCTCGCATAA